The genomic stretch TGCTCGACTGTGTGATCGCGATGAAGGAAGTGCTGGGCGACAAGGTCAGCCTGGCGCTCGACTGCGGCCCGGGCTGGATGCTGCCCGATGCGATCAAGTTCGCCCGCGCGGTCGAGAAGTACAATTTGATGTGGCTCGAGGACATGCTGACCGGCGACTATGTGCCGTGGGTCAATCCGCAGGCCTATCGCGAGCTGACCACCTCCACATCGACGCCGATCCATACCGGCGAGCAGATCTACCTCAGGCACAATTTCAAGGAACTGATCGAGACGCAGGCGGTCCGGGTCATCGGTCCCGATCCGGCGGATATCGGCGGCATCGCCGAGCTCAAATGGGTCGCCGAGCATGCCTATATGCACTCGATCCTGATGGCGCCGCACGGCACCGCGAACGGGCTGCTCGGCCTTGGCGCGTTGATCAACGTCTGCGCCACCTTGCCGGCAAATTACGTGGCGTTCGAATATCCGAGCGCCTCGGACCCGTGGTGGGAGGATCTGGTGATCGGCCTGCCGGCGCAGATCGTCAGGGACAGCATGGTGGACCTGCTGGAAGCGCCTGGCCTGGGGCTCGATATCGACGCCGAAGCCGCCAGGAAGTATCTCAGCGAAGAGGATGCGGGCTTCTTCGACTGAACCATCCTTCTTTCGCGGTGCGAGCGGTGCCGGCTTCCGACAGCCGCTCGGGCGACGCTTGCCGTGCTCGACGTCCTGAATGAAGCCCACCTTTCCTTGTTGAGGTCGACCGCGCCGGGAGTAATAGTCGCGGCGGAGTTCGTGAGGAGGAAGAGATGACGCTGAATTTCGACCCGAGGGCGAAGGCCGCGACGCTCTACCACGGCGAATTCCGGCCGATGTTCATCGGCGGCAAGTGGGTCGCGGCACAGTCCGGTGAGGTGATGCAGGCGCTCAACCCGGCGACGGGCGAGGTGCTGGCGACGGTGCCGCGCGGCGGGGCCGCCGACATCGATGCAGCGGTGGCCGCCGCACGCGCGGCCTTCGAAGGCCCATGGTCGAAATTCTCGCCCTATGAGCGGCAGTGCGTGCTGTTGCGCATCGCCGATCTGTTCGAGACGCATTGGGAAGAGCTCAGCGTTTCCGACACGCTCGACATGGGGCTGCCGATCACCCGCACGCTGGCCAACCGGCGCCGTGTCATCGGCATGCTGCGCTTCTATGGCGGCATGGCGACGGCGCTGCATGGCGAGGCGATCGACAATTCCATTCCCGGCGAGATCGTCTCCTTCACAAGGCGCGAGCCGGTCGGCGTCGTCGGTGCGATCATTCCCTGGAACGCGCCGACAGCCGCCTCGATCTGGAAGATCGCCCCGGCGCTCGCCACGGGCTGCACCATCGTGCTGAAACCTTCCGAGGATGCGTCGCTGACGCCGCTTCTGATCGCGCGGCTGATGCAGGAGGCCGGCGTGCCCGACGGCGTCGTCAACATCGTCACCGGCACAGGGGCGGAGGCCGGCGCGCGGCTCGCCGAACATCCCGACGTCAACAAGATCGTCTTCACCGGCTCGACGCTGACAGGGCAGGCGATCGCGCGGGCAGGCGTGGCCAACCTCAAGCGCGTTTCGCTGGAGCTCGGCGGCAAGTCGCCTGTTATCGTCTGCCGCGACGCCGATATCGACAAGGCCGTTCCGGTCGCGGCGATGGCGGTGTTCGTGCATTCGGGCCAGATCTGCATCGCCGGCTCGCGGCTGTTCGTGGCGCGCGAAATCCATGACGAATTCGTGCGCCGTGTCGCCGAGTTCGCCGGCAGGCTGCGCATCGGCCACGGCATCGAGGCGGAGACCGAGATCGGGCCGCTCATCAATGCCAGGCAGGCCGGCAAGGTGGAGGGCTACATCAAGGCCGGCAGCGACGAAGGCGCCGATCTGGTCGCCGGTGGCTCGCGGCTGACGGGCGCGCTCTACGATGGCGGCAATTTCATCGCGCCGACCGTCTTCGGTTCGGTATCGGACAAGATGACCATTGCGCGGGAGGAGATTTTCGGGCCAGTCATTTCCGCCATGCCGTTCGACACGCTCGATGAGGCTGTGGCGCGCGCCAATGCGACGCCCTATGGGCTGGCGGCCGGTGTCTTCACCAGCCATCTCGGCACCGCGCACAAGCTGGCGCGCCGCATCAAGGCCGGCTCGGTGTGGGTCAACATGTACCATGCCATCGACCCGGCGGTGCCGTTCGGCGGCATGAAGATGTCCGGCTATGGCCGCGAGGGCGGCATCGAACATCTGCACGAGTATCTGGAGACGAAGTCGGTCTGGATCCAGACCGACTGAGGGGTGTGGCGGCGCGGTGACGCGCACGGGCAGGGAACCTTTGTTTCGCCTGCCGATTTTGCCTATATAGGACATGCGAATGGCCAGGAGGGTGTTGCCGATGACGACGAAACGGTTTGCGATCTGCGCTCTTGCCGTGGCGATGGCCTGTGGCATGTCCGCGTCGGCATCCGCCGGGAGCAAGCATCGCCACCATCAGGCCGAGCCGGAACGCTATGTTCCCGCCGATGACGATCTCATCGGCTTCCTCTTCGGCGGTCCGCGCTACTACGACCAGCAACTGTTCACGACAGCCGCGGGCGCGTGTTCCTACGACCGGGTCGGGCCGGATGCGAATGCTTTGAACAAGATCAACGACCATCATTGCGGGAAATGATCGGCTGATCTGCTTTCGGCGCACATAGGCCGATCTCCTCACGAAGACTTACGGACACAGTGGCGGCGTCCACCGGCGCGGTGGGACGCATTCAGGAGGCGCAGGCTGTCTTGCGACGGTGGCCAGGCCTTCGGGCGGCTGCAGTGGCGCGACCCTGTGCGGATGTCAGGGACAAGGGTTGACGCCCGCATTGGCCTGCGATTAAATCAATTTGATTTACATCATGACCAGTCTGCTCAGGGAGGAGAAAGATGCTGGGTCTCGTACAATCACCAGAGGCGCAGGGTTCAATGCGTGCGGCCGCTTTCGCGGGCGGCGCGATCAGCCGCCGGCTGCTGTTCGCGCTTGCTGGCGCGGTGGCGGTTTCATCGGCCTTTGTCTGCGTGACGCGGCCCGCGGCCGCCGAATCCGTGCTCGCCATGCATATCGAGGAACAGACGAGCTGGGTGCAGAACTTCAACCCGTTCGATCTCGGCGGGCGGCGCCAGAGCACGATGGATTTCGTCTACGAGCCGCTGGTCATCTTCAACGATTATGACAGCGGCAA from Mesorhizobium sp. 113-3-3 encodes the following:
- a CDS encoding mandelate racemase/muconate lactonizing enzyme family protein, whose translation is MKITDLRCAVIGKHPIVRIVTDEGLYGLGEVEFTKTYLKPFVLHFREALIGEDPTDVERVMLKIRQRGSFKPYGAAVSAIEHALWDIAGKAAGVPVYKLLGGKVRDKVRVYNGSIRRKRAGDRPEDYAADVKWMMEQPQNFFMVKQGISFHSNMKDTVEGFHYGVTQKKAGYHGAMDQGVISERGFNHMLDCVIAMKEVLGDKVSLALDCGPGWMLPDAIKFARAVEKYNLMWLEDMLTGDYVPWVNPQAYRELTTSTSTPIHTGEQIYLRHNFKELIETQAVRVIGPDPADIGGIAELKWVAEHAYMHSILMAPHGTANGLLGLGALINVCATLPANYVAFEYPSASDPWWEDLVIGLPAQIVRDSMVDLLEAPGLGLDIDAEAARKYLSEEDAGFFD
- a CDS encoding aldehyde dehydrogenase family protein is translated as MTLNFDPRAKAATLYHGEFRPMFIGGKWVAAQSGEVMQALNPATGEVLATVPRGGAADIDAAVAAARAAFEGPWSKFSPYERQCVLLRIADLFETHWEELSVSDTLDMGLPITRTLANRRRVIGMLRFYGGMATALHGEAIDNSIPGEIVSFTRREPVGVVGAIIPWNAPTAASIWKIAPALATGCTIVLKPSEDASLTPLLIARLMQEAGVPDGVVNIVTGTGAEAGARLAEHPDVNKIVFTGSTLTGQAIARAGVANLKRVSLELGGKSPVIVCRDADIDKAVPVAAMAVFVHSGQICIAGSRLFVAREIHDEFVRRVAEFAGRLRIGHGIEAETEIGPLINARQAGKVEGYIKAGSDEGADLVAGGSRLTGALYDGGNFIAPTVFGSVSDKMTIAREEIFGPVISAMPFDTLDEAVARANATPYGLAAGVFTSHLGTAHKLARRIKAGSVWVNMYHAIDPAVPFGGMKMSGYGREGGIEHLHEYLETKSVWIQTD